A window of Holophagales bacterium contains these coding sequences:
- a CDS encoding protein phosphatase 2C domain-containing protein: MGPPEARLRLGRIEAALGSRPRSLRPRSRGGERGADHPLPGTSGPLERREPRGRPWRPHSRSQAPRCSDAAEGRHAQLGRRRRFNHRKRPKENQDAAIAFEVNSTAVLAVADGPGGPPAREGRPPGSCGGSRRSSAAEALGTSPAVPAHPGSWPGKLLDSAAAFCRQARQQGGRTPDGFRSTLIVVVGTPSTYGYCYLGDGGGVVVWAGDDRYVPRPAEGRRHRQHRRREPRSRPSGNARRRQAPRRAGDNSPRRHGRCLRPGSGRLRRFVVRLLGSHDGDAQAVASSSSPTSPPPGTAPGTSATTTSASRSSARPPLRATAPAVTVQRPALAGR; this comes from the coding sequence ATGGGACCGCCGGAAGCTCGGCTCCGGCTTGGACGCATAGAGGCGGCCCTCGGCTCGAGGCCCAGATCACTTCGCCCTCGATCGCGCGGTGGAGAGCGAGGTGCCGACCACCCGCTCCCCGGAACCTCCGGCCCTCTTGAACGCCGAGAGCCCCGAGGCCGCCCCTGGCGCCCTCATAGCCGAAGCCAAGCGCCGCGGTGTAGCGACGCTGCCGAGGGCCGCCACGCGCAGCTGGGGCGCCGGCGTCGCTTCAATCACCGGAAACGTCCGAAGGAGAACCAGGATGCCGCGATCGCCTTCGAGGTCAACTCGACGGCGGTGCTCGCCGTCGCGGACGGCCCCGGTGGGCCTCCCGCACGGGAAGGGAGGCCGCCCGGCTCATGCGGTGGGAGCCGCCGCTCTTCGGCCGCCGAGGCGCTCGGAACGTCGCCAGCGGTTCCCGCCCACCCGGGCTCGTGGCCGGGCAAGCTCCTCGACAGCGCGGCGGCCTTCTGCCGGCAGGCCCGGCAGCAGGGCGGCCGGACCCCGGACGGCTTTCGCTCGACTCTGATCGTCGTTGTCGGCACTCCTTCAACGTACGGCTACTGCTACCTCGGTGACGGCGGAGGCGTCGTCGTCTGGGCAGGGGACGATCGATACGTTCCTCGTCCCGCAGAAGGCCGACGGCATCGCCAACATCGTCGCCGGGAGCCTCGGTCCCGTCCTTCAGGGAACGCCCGTCGTCGGCAAGCTCCCCGCCGCGCTGGTGACAACTCTCCTCGTCGGCACGGACGGTGTCTTCGACCGGGTTCCGGAAGGCTTCGCCGCTTCGTCGTTCGGCTCCTCGGCTCCCACGACGGCGACGCCCAGGCCGTGGCCTCCTCGTCGTCTCCGACTTCGCCTCCGCCAGGGACGGCTCCTGGTACGTCTGCGACGACAACCTCAGCTTCGCGATCCTCTGCACGCCCGCCCCTCCGGGCGACAGCCCCCGCCGTCACCGTCCAGCGGCCGGCGCTGGCCGGGAGGTGA
- a CDS encoding VWA domain-containing protein: protein MADIRGITFGGGGDAPETHLDGIRNFLETVPWPMDKSRTRGAFVAFLTDDTKPDRTGATATQIGKAIRDKDLLFYAVCQKTKGARGPRERGRWTPDADLEHAGSHRTAECGRPGERIAHRDLRRWGHAPDDDAGRCAVKSVIPTLQRVGTFSTGLARPLTACRRQQLAILVRDASSSMSGEKAREADAASRTLAAELAAPASGGAFTIAVIDFSTSVSNVQPPEAADTLVGHLAPLTASGSTNVADALSEAERIARGAPADLAASRPVVLLFSDGRPNCGGDARTVAASLKAVADVVTVAFGSDADEAFLREIASSPAHAYRCRDGRELRKFFAAVGATLTRSIAAGVPAAGPSRRSPGEGCREPRRPPSGASGLPPADRCRRSFAEPVGRRSACSRGAGSGSGTRLASSYLPVARPLARRRLGRPAPCPPAGREETHPPPPGSLASAPPHAASPP from the coding sequence ATGGCCGACATCCGCGGCATCACCTTCGGCGGCGGCGGCGACGCACCCGAGACTCACCTCGACGGCATCCGCAACTTCCTCGAGACGGTTCCCTGGCCCATGGACAAGAGCCGGACGCGCGGCGCCTTCGTCGCCTTCCTCACAGACGACACGAAGCCCGACCGGACCGGGGCGACCGCGACGCAGATCGGGAAGGCGATCCGCGACAAGGACCTGCTCTTCTACGCCGTCTGCCAGAAGACGAAGGGAGCTCGAGGCCCTCGTGAGCGCGGCAGGTGGACTCCTGATGCCGATCTCGAACACGCCGGATCGCACCGAACTGCGGAATGCGGCCGCCCAGGTGAGCGCATCGCTCATCGCGACCTTCGGCGCTGGGGGCACGCTCCCGATGACGATGCCGGGAGGTGCGCGGTGAAGAGCGTCATCCCCACCCTCCAGCGCGTCGGCACCTTCTCGACCGGACTCGCCCGGCCCTTGACCGCGTGCCGCAGGCAGCAGCTCGCAATCCTCGTCCGGGACGCGTCGTCGTCGATGTCCGGCGAGAAGGCGCGGGAGGCGGACGCCGCTTCCCGCACGCTCGCCGCCGAGCTCGCCGCTCCCGCCAGCGGCGGTGCTTTCACCATCGCGGTGATCGACTTCTCGACGTCCGTCTCGAATGTCCAGCCGCCAGAAGCCGCCGACACCCTCGTCGGGCACCTCGCGCCGCTTACCGCCTCCGGCTCGACGAACGTCGCGGATGCCCTCTCCGAGGCGGAGCGAATCGCCCGCGGCGCTCCGGCGGACCTCGCCGCGTCGCGCCCGGTCGTCCTCCTCTTCTCCGACGGCCGGCCCAACTGCGGCGGCGACGCCCGGACGGTCGCGGCCAGCTTGAAGGCGGTTGCGGACGTGGTGACGGTCGCCTTCGGCTCCGACGCCGACGAAGCGTTCCTCCGCGAGATCGCTTCCTCGCCGGCGCACGCCTACCGGTGCCGCGACGGCCGGGAACTCCGGAAGTTCTTCGCAGCCGTCGGGGCCACGCTCACCCGCTCCATCGCCGCCGGTGTCCCGGCCGCCGGCCCCTCGCGTCGATCACCCGGTGAGGGCTGCCGTGAGCCGCGCCGTCCCCCCTCCGGAGCATCTGGACTACCTCCAGCAGATCGGTGTCGACGGTCATTCGCCGAGCCTGTCGGTCGCCGTTCCGCGTGCTCCCGCGGCGCCGGCTCCGGCTCCGGCACCCGTCTCGCCTCTTCCTACCTCCCCGTCGCCCGCCCGCTCGCCCGTCGCCGTCTCGGTCGGCCGGCACCCTGCCCGCCGGCCGGCCGAGAGGAAACCCACCCGCCCCCACCCGGTTCCCTCGCCTCGGCGCCTCCCCACGCCGCGTCACCTCCCTAA